In Halanaeroarchaeum sp. HSR-CO, one DNA window encodes the following:
- a CDS encoding ABC transporter permease, producing the protein MDGSPMFPREYALPAGVFVVTLLAWEFLVPFFGIQSYILPTPSAIVAAFVDSRTIIFEQLQITMIEFLIGFSLTVLTGYLIALAMSYWRMVEVTFYPYVVIVRSIPVVTLLPLFIIWFGFGFNSIVIISYVISLFPMVVNSLSGFKSTDQETIDMLRSFSANKRQLYWNVYRYSSLPSVFAALKICIILAFTGAIVGEFLVGNQGIGYLILSYNSTLETAKMFAAILTVSVTELLIFGAVSRLETTIVTWQ; encoded by the coding sequence ATGGACGGATCCCCGATGTTCCCGCGAGAGTACGCCCTCCCTGCGGGCGTCTTCGTCGTCACCCTCCTCGCGTGGGAGTTTCTCGTTCCCTTCTTCGGCATCCAGTCGTATATCCTCCCTACGCCCTCGGCCATCGTCGCGGCGTTCGTCGACAGTCGGACGATCATCTTCGAACAACTCCAGATCACGATGATCGAGTTTCTCATCGGCTTCAGCCTCACCGTCCTCACGGGCTATCTCATCGCGCTCGCGATGTCGTACTGGCGGATGGTGGAGGTTACCTTCTACCCCTACGTGGTGATCGTCCGATCGATCCCGGTCGTCACCCTGCTGCCCCTGTTCATCATCTGGTTCGGGTTCGGGTTCAACTCCATCGTGATCATCAGCTACGTGATCAGCCTGTTCCCGATGGTCGTCAACTCGCTATCGGGGTTCAAGTCGACGGACCAGGAGACGATCGACATGCTCCGCAGTTTCTCGGCCAACAAGCGACAGCTCTACTGGAACGTCTACCGCTACTCCTCGCTTCCCTCGGTGTTCGCCGCGCTCAAGATCTGCATCATCCTCGCGTTCACGGGGGCCATCGTCGGCGAGTTCCTCGTCGGCAACCAGGGCATCGGCTACCTGATCCTCTCGTATAACTCCACGCTCGAGACGGCCAAGATGTTCGCGGCGATCTTGACGGTCTCGGTGACCGAACTGCTCATCTTCGGGGCCGTCTCCCGCCTCGAGACCACCATCGTCACCTGGCAATGA
- a CDS encoding ABC transporter substrate-binding protein, whose translation MEREDGSKCPSARDAPISEASASNHSRSRRAVLAAAGAGLTGALAGCIGESASGDPTTTDGSTTTQDDEPTTTTEADRPDITYRGRFDRVGLAPAVNDAGVETGTWREEGLDVSYETASGGQAAAKSVASGKDEFGNADVAAVLQLMEQDAPLTIIGNIAGPMDGIVSLEETEITSWTDLEGAVVGMYPFGSTGPAAKAAMREKDVDVDAVEFRNIQPGSGQKLLLDGSIDAVIRYFPQMVTRLDAQGESTNVLRTQDVLGHLGIMLYAHDDLVENHPDRVNGFVRGWLKAFQVWATDVDRVIELYEPLAVGEFDEELERQTLPALYASQAPSRDVGEEYGKGWIRTEDMTRTIDAFAKTELLSGDLDAESTYTMEFIEANRDLAIETAEALYGALEDYDVGPDYL comes from the coding sequence ATGGAGCGAGAGGATGGTTCGAAATGCCCGTCGGCGCGGGACGCGCCGATCTCGGAAGCCAGCGCAAGCAATCACTCGCGGTCGCGTCGGGCCGTTCTCGCCGCCGCAGGAGCCGGTCTGACGGGAGCGCTCGCGGGCTGTATCGGCGAATCTGCATCGGGTGACCCGACCACCACCGATGGCTCGACGACCACCCAGGACGACGAGCCAACGACGACGACCGAAGCGGACCGGCCCGACATCACGTACCGAGGCCGTTTCGACCGGGTCGGTCTTGCCCCGGCGGTCAACGACGCCGGCGTGGAGACCGGCACCTGGCGGGAAGAGGGGCTGGATGTCTCCTACGAGACGGCATCCGGCGGTCAGGCCGCCGCGAAGTCGGTCGCGAGTGGCAAAGACGAGTTCGGGAACGCCGACGTCGCCGCCGTTCTCCAGCTCATGGAGCAGGACGCCCCCCTCACTATCATCGGCAACATCGCGGGGCCGATGGACGGCATCGTCTCCCTCGAAGAGACGGAGATCACGTCCTGGACGGACCTCGAAGGGGCGGTCGTCGGGATGTACCCCTTCGGGAGCACCGGCCCGGCCGCCAAGGCCGCCATGCGCGAGAAGGACGTCGACGTCGACGCCGTGGAGTTCCGGAACATCCAGCCCGGTTCGGGGCAGAAACTCCTCCTCGACGGGTCCATCGACGCGGTCATTCGCTACTTCCCCCAGATGGTGACCCGCCTCGACGCGCAGGGCGAGTCGACGAACGTCCTGCGGACACAGGACGTCCTCGGTCACCTCGGCATCATGCTGTACGCCCACGACGACCTCGTCGAGAATCACCCCGACCGGGTGAACGGCTTCGTCCGCGGGTGGTTGAAGGCGTTCCAGGTCTGGGCGACCGACGTCGATCGCGTCATCGAACTGTACGAACCGCTCGCCGTCGGCGAGTTCGACGAGGAGCTCGAACGCCAGACGCTGCCCGCACTCTACGCCTCGCAGGCCCCCTCCCGGGACGTCGGCGAAGAGTACGGGAAGGGCTGGATCCGCACCGAGGACATGACCCGGACCATCGATGCCTTCGCGAAGACCGAGCTACTCTCGGGTGACCTCGACGCCGAGTCGACGTACACGATGGAGTTCATCGAAGCGAACCGGGACCTCGCCATCGAGACGGCCGAGGCGCTTTATGGGGCACTCGAGGACTACGACGTCGGTCCCGACTACCTCTGA
- a CDS encoding UbiD family decarboxylase, with translation MYDLRDYLDRLREYDQLTELHGAHWDLEIGGVSDLVRRDGLETAVLFDDVVGYETGLRVLTNGFDTPLQASLALGYDPTTSLREAVSAHKEQGTLTKALEPRTVDAGPVTDTVIAGDDVNLLDFPVPKWHADDGGRYIGTADVVVTRNAETGALNAGTYRVQIHGPDEATVYISPGKDGRRNRDSYLDEDEPFPVVVSVGHAPDLFAAANERLPEDVDELEYAGGRRGEALEVVEGQMTGLPIPSAAELVLEGHVYPETEPVEEGPFGEWTGYYGSGTQSVRPMTVERIYHRPDPIIFGYNVSIAPSALSVIRSAARLWDELDQAGIPGIEAVNAFMPGPYFQVVAVDQQYAGHSTQVGMQAISLPAGAYHGRFTVVVDADVDVFDWQEVLWAITSRCDPEEDIQIVADTWSTPLDPRIPPERKQSGDLTNSRAIIDATRPYHWRESFPEDSRITDELAAALREKFGDALSGGDGGVQ, from the coding sequence ATGTACGACCTCCGCGACTACCTCGACCGACTGCGCGAGTACGACCAGCTGACCGAACTCCACGGCGCCCACTGGGACCTCGAGATCGGGGGCGTCTCCGACCTGGTCCGCCGGGACGGCCTCGAGACCGCCGTCCTCTTCGACGACGTCGTCGGCTACGAAACGGGGCTACGAGTCCTAACCAACGGGTTCGATACCCCACTCCAGGCCTCGCTCGCACTGGGGTACGACCCGACGACCAGCCTGCGCGAGGCGGTAAGCGCCCACAAGGAGCAAGGCACGTTGACGAAGGCGCTGGAACCCCGAACCGTCGACGCGGGGCCGGTCACCGACACCGTCATCGCGGGCGACGACGTGAACCTGCTCGACTTTCCCGTCCCCAAGTGGCACGCCGACGACGGCGGGCGATACATCGGGACCGCAGACGTGGTCGTCACCCGCAATGCCGAGACGGGCGCGCTCAACGCCGGCACCTACCGCGTCCAGATCCACGGTCCCGACGAAGCGACCGTGTACATCTCGCCGGGGAAGGATGGGCGACGTAACAGGGACTCGTATCTCGACGAGGACGAACCGTTCCCCGTCGTCGTCTCCGTCGGGCACGCACCGGACCTGTTCGCCGCCGCGAACGAGCGCCTCCCGGAGGACGTCGACGAACTCGAGTACGCCGGCGGGCGCCGCGGCGAGGCACTCGAGGTCGTCGAGGGACAGATGACTGGCCTCCCGATACCGAGCGCTGCGGAACTGGTCCTCGAGGGACACGTCTACCCGGAGACCGAACCGGTCGAAGAGGGACCGTTCGGCGAGTGGACGGGCTATTACGGGAGCGGAACGCAGTCGGTCCGCCCGATGACCGTGGAGCGAATCTACCATCGGCCCGACCCGATCATCTTCGGCTACAACGTCTCCATCGCCCCCTCGGCGCTCTCGGTCATCCGCTCGGCAGCACGCCTGTGGGACGAACTCGACCAGGCCGGAATCCCGGGGATCGAGGCCGTCAACGCGTTCATGCCGGGCCCGTACTTCCAGGTCGTCGCGGTCGACCAGCAGTACGCGGGCCACAGCACCCAGGTCGGGATGCAGGCCATCTCGCTACCAGCGGGGGCGTATCACGGCCGCTTCACGGTGGTCGTCGACGCCGACGTCGACGTCTTCGACTGGCAAGAGGTGCTCTGGGCGATCACGAGTCGGTGTGACCCCGAGGAGGACATCCAGATCGTCGCCGACACCTGGAGCACCCCGCTCGACCCCCGGATTCCGCCCGAGCGAAAGCAATCTGGAGACCTGACGAACAGTCGAGCGATCATCGACGCCACGCGACCGTACCACTGGCGCGAGTCGTTCCCCGAGGATTCGCGGATCACCGACGAACTGGCGGCGGCCCTCCGGGAGAAGTTCGGCGATGCGTTGTCCGGCGGAGACGGCGGCGTCCAGTGA
- a CDS encoding ABC transporter ATP-binding protein, translating into MKRCIDVMNVSKQYGEPPDGVSVFENLSFSVADEEFVVIVGPSGCGKTTLLEMVAGITSPSAGTITVESTPIDRPSPEVAMVFQNFVLLPWKSVLENVAMGLKVQEGMAKEPRERIAREWIEKVGLAGYEDNQPAELSGGMQQRVGLARALAVDPKILLMDEPFGALDAQTRDGLQSELLELWSNEQKTVLFVTHDIEEAIYLADRILVLSEKPATIVDEMTVDIDRPRWGRRLEIESSQEFERVKARLREDLGLSRT; encoded by the coding sequence ATGAAACGGTGCATCGACGTCATGAACGTCTCGAAGCAGTACGGGGAGCCACCCGATGGGGTCTCCGTCTTCGAGAACCTCTCCTTCTCCGTCGCCGACGAGGAGTTCGTGGTCATCGTGGGTCCCTCTGGCTGTGGGAAGACCACCCTCCTCGAGATGGTCGCGGGCATCACGTCGCCGTCCGCCGGAACCATCACCGTCGAGAGCACGCCCATCGACCGTCCCTCCCCCGAGGTCGCGATGGTGTTCCAGAACTTCGTACTGCTCCCCTGGAAGTCGGTCCTCGAGAACGTCGCGATGGGGCTCAAGGTCCAGGAGGGCATGGCGAAAGAGCCACGAGAGCGGATCGCCCGCGAGTGGATCGAGAAGGTCGGCCTCGCCGGCTACGAGGACAACCAGCCCGCCGAGCTCTCGGGCGGGATGCAACAGCGCGTCGGCCTGGCCAGGGCATTGGCGGTCGACCCGAAGATACTGCTCATGGATGAACCGTTCGGCGCGCTCGACGCCCAGACCCGCGACGGCCTCCAGAGCGAACTGCTCGAACTCTGGTCGAACGAGCAGAAGACGGTCCTGTTCGTCACCCACGACATCGAGGAGGCCATCTACCTCGCCGATCGCATCCTCGTCCTCTCGGAGAAACCCGCGACCATCGTCGACGAGATGACCGTCGACATCGACCGACCGCGCTGGGGCCGCCGTCTCGAGATCGAGTCGAGCCAGGAGTTCGAGCGGGTCAAGGCACGACTCCGCGAGGACCTGGGCCTCAGCCGGACGTAA
- a CDS encoding 4,5-dihydroxyphthalate decarboxylase produces MTLDLTYAGYEYEWTRPLRDGRVAPQGVDLTTVDYPNPERFTRMVDLGEFDACELSTGTYLATRASPDRYPFTAIPVFPYRKLRHSYVFTRRDGDVETVDDLNGGRVGLINWQTTTGIWQRGILADRHGLDLESVEWVVAGTEIVDVDPDGYTVTDLDGGTGSPVPELAAGLESDDLDALFLPVVPESDGVVRLFDDALAVERAYVRETGIFPIMHTVVVQDSLLEAKPWVVQSLFDAFESAKSLALNALEEPRWMPLAQSRLLVERQREFLGEDPWQYGLTDGNRRVLDQLLEYAVDQGVAAERYDLEELFATEHLNADWFGSP; encoded by the coding sequence ATGACACTCGACCTGACCTACGCCGGGTACGAGTACGAGTGGACCCGCCCACTCCGGGACGGCCGGGTCGCCCCACAGGGCGTCGACCTCACGACCGTCGACTACCCGAATCCCGAGCGATTCACCCGGATGGTCGACCTCGGGGAGTTCGACGCCTGCGAGCTCTCGACGGGAACCTATCTCGCCACGCGCGCGAGTCCGGACCGGTACCCGTTCACCGCCATCCCCGTCTTCCCCTACCGGAAACTCCGTCACTCCTACGTCTTCACCCGCCGAGACGGGGACGTCGAAACGGTGGACGACCTGAACGGGGGTCGCGTTGGCCTGATCAACTGGCAGACGACGACCGGCATCTGGCAACGTGGCATCCTCGCCGACCGCCACGGCCTCGACCTCGAATCCGTCGAGTGGGTCGTCGCTGGGACGGAGATCGTCGACGTCGACCCGGATGGCTACACCGTCACCGACCTGGACGGCGGAACCGGTTCGCCGGTTCCCGAACTCGCGGCCGGACTCGAATCGGACGATCTCGACGCGCTCTTCCTGCCGGTGGTGCCCGAATCCGACGGGGTAGTACGTCTGTTCGACGATGCGCTCGCGGTCGAGCGCGCCTACGTTCGCGAGACGGGCATCTTCCCGATCATGCACACCGTGGTGGTCCAGGATTCGCTGCTCGAGGCGAAGCCCTGGGTCGTCCAGAGCCTCTTCGACGCCTTCGAATCGGCGAAATCCCTCGCACTGAACGCACTCGAGGAGCCGCGCTGGATGCCCCTCGCACAGTCCCGGTTGCTCGTCGAACGCCAGCGCGAGTTCCTCGGCGAGGACCCCTGGCAGTACGGGCTCACCGACGGGAACCGACGCGTGCTCGACCAACTGCTCGAGTACGCGGTCGACCAGGGCGTGGCCGCCGAACGATACGACCTCGAGGAACTGTTCGCGACCGAGCACCTGAACGCCGACTGGTTCGGATCACCGTGA
- a CDS encoding CoxG family protein, whose product MSDVDPTTADDASDDFDGKRLEFADTVAIDTTKDALWAAISDPEVLTVAVPGAESIERVSKTEYTVDIRIGVSHLNVALDGDVEFVEMNEPDWIVASGSAFDSTTGSDFDILAAMEMAENGAGTDLSYTAEVTYTGGVASLSQRLLRPIVEKNVNAYFDNIRDEVESREAE is encoded by the coding sequence ATGAGCGACGTCGACCCCACCACAGCGGATGACGCCAGCGACGATTTCGACGGCAAGCGACTCGAGTTCGCCGACACCGTCGCCATCGATACCACCAAGGACGCCCTCTGGGCGGCCATCTCGGACCCCGAGGTCCTGACGGTCGCCGTCCCGGGCGCCGAGAGCATCGAACGCGTCTCGAAGACCGAGTACACCGTCGACATCCGGATCGGCGTCAGCCACCTGAACGTCGCACTGGACGGCGACGTCGAGTTCGTCGAGATGAACGAACCCGACTGGATCGTCGCCAGCGGGTCGGCGTTCGACTCCACGACCGGCAGCGACTTCGACATCCTCGCCGCGATGGAGATGGCGGAGAACGGCGCGGGGACCGACCTCTCCTACACGGCCGAGGTCACCTACACGGGTGGGGTGGCCTCGCTCAGCCAGCGCCTCCTCCGCCCCATCGTCGAGAAGAACGTCAACGCGTACTTCGACAACATCCGTGACGAGGTCGAGTCGCGCGAGGCCGAGTAA